In Crassostrea angulata isolate pt1a10 chromosome 6, ASM2561291v2, whole genome shotgun sequence, a genomic segment contains:
- the LOC128187971 gene encoding neurofibromin-like isoform X13, producing the protein MATQKPGEWVQSLIQRFDAQLPIKTGLHTTQSIQNVEQNKECLISVSKHKFSLVINGLTKILQNVSSMRIHPGEAERNYYESQLIILDSLEQVLNSQPKDTSRLDEAIYVKLLLPEICKFLNQPTDNPNPLVLQLKNLASKVLFALSQNNFTAVFNRISAKLSNLPPSADVDQSDLSDLELIQHINVDIHRLIKLLNEVVCKFKPIKSKQVFLTLANNLEKAIWNWMDNYPEEFTDLQKRPNEELQDCSDKLFEHFNSSCMESRKRAAAVWPLQMMLLVMCPKILEEISNADAGAPCSPHIMKKKMFIDEVKKAIASHHGGSKQMIEGAAITCVRLCKASTYISINDRLNVLFAFVQSIINDLKNLLFTPPPSKTFSRGQGIVGQDLDLYIDCFVSCFRITPHNNDVLKICLNPHSPPIYHFVLVNALHRIITQHPLAWWPRINIIYGKAAELRSMFTDTLNKVTQGMATNPTPKVIGSSIPYVSIANFTKMTLYKLSKATDENMTTYRYLLLWIVRLIHADPYLMLHNHGKPGHEIQSSTLELMNGLVSLVHQQCMPDVAQEAMEALLCLHQPINIELWNPESPINTFWDVSSQVLFSISQKLIQRQLVNYTEILKWLRDILVCRNTFLQKHSANANLGNNKTICIHIKLEVVFFMYLWSIDIDAVLTGMSCFHLLCEEADIRCGSDEMAVTQILPNYNVYADIAQASTVLTTGRAALQKRIMALLRKIDQHTSGNSQAWDDTFRNWEVITQYLENYPKDAKVKTDSEIPTGLGETIKKRKPPHHANTEHELEDQLNEWANMTGFLCALGGVRLQNRPHRLSAGPSIASGLDSRKSSLMQSYDTQYCPVTQFISNMLKLLVCQNEKFGAQIQKHVKELVGHELNPALYPILFDQIKVCVDKFFDPSGQVIVTELNTQFIENVIFIMKNILEMKTDQPCEHLGVTSIESLMLAVVRYVRHLDSTVHAIQIKIKLCQLVEAMMLRRDDLTFRQEMKFRNKLVEYLTDWIMGNSHQVNIGDICSMSRDLDQASMQGVAALLAGLPLQPEESDRGDLMEAKSQLFLKYLTLFMNLLNDCSEEEQDTAMDPNRKRSTSNLSALRNCTVQAMSNLLNANIDSGLMHSIALGYHKDPQTRAAFMEVLTKILQQGTEFETLAETALADRFERLVELVTMIGDKGELPIAMALATVVPTQQMDELARVFVNLFDAKHLLYQLLWNMFSKEVEIADCMQTLFRGNSLASKIMAYCFRFYGQNYLRELLNPHIMEMTQQKVSFEIDPARLDTGESIEENKKNLMLITQKVFDSIVGSAPQFPPKLRVMCHCLFQVISLRFPHDSIFATGTVIFLRFFNPVLVSPFESGIIDEEPTQKVKRGLTLMCKIMQNIANHLQFTKENHMRTFNEFLKTNFEAGRRFFTEIASDGDIPDTGNHSLSFINDANVLALHRLLWNNQEKIGDYLSSSRDHKAVGRRPFDKMATLLAYLGPPEHRPLDSQWSSMDMTSTKFEEIMSKHNMHEKDEFKSLKNLLIFYQAGTSTAGNPVFYYIARRYKVGEINGDLLIYHVLLTLKPFYNKPFELVIDFTHTCAENRFRTDFLSKWFVVMPEVVYQNITASYIYNCNSWIREYTKYHDRILNPLKGNRKLIFIDHPARLNEYIDPDQQKLPGSTVALEEDLKISNNALKLSHKDTKVTIKVGPNAIQITSAEKLRVLGHQVLLNDIYYASEIEEVCLVDDNQFTLTISNESGPLSFIHNDCDNIVHDIIHIRTRWELSQPESVTVHTKIRPKDVPGTLLNVALLNLGSSDPSLRSAAYNLLCALTQTFDLKIEGQLLETTGLCIPANNTIFIKLISETLAVNEPHLTLEFLEECIQGFGNSNIEMKHLCLEYITPWLPNLTRFCKHSDENKRQKVALILDKLITMTIEEVEMYPSIQAKIWGNIGKVADLLDMVLDSFIKRSVTGGLGSIQAEIMADTAVALTSANVQLVSRKVIGRLCRLIDKTCTSPTPTLEQHLMWDDIAILARYLLMLSFNNSLDVASHLPFLFHIVTLLVCTGPLSLRASTHGLVINIIHSLCTCAQLSSINETTMKVLKMSLAEFSLPKFYQLFGISKVKSAAVSAFRTSYRPGDRSFTMSPPEHEKMSLSSLETIVDALLEIMEASMKDIPSCDWLQQWTDLARRFAFQYNPALQPRAIIVFGCISKTVTDSEIKQLLKIMMKALESFNDLTLIEAIVMCLTRLQPLLRSDSSIHRFLFWVAISVLQLDEQSLYTAGLALLEQNLHTLDNMGLFDREPLEKIMMETRDPLEWHFKQLDHAMGLSFKANFNFALVGHLLKGFRHPAQTTTSRTIRVLNQLLSITVKPTNRDKFEVTPQTVPYLAALVSVSEEVRSRCHLKHRTSQYMMKESPSSDSLNTDMAAGAFSSSSSSTTGPMIPVPPLQSQVMVTPDIQTPSSMTPPPVATPMTRRQKSWEVLDLGPTNAARLQKGAPHTNQPQQPGNSSKVWKSLDDPNPRPPFQNRSNSMPTPGSKKDGTKPVMSQSRSGRVSVSNENNVLLDPEVLTDYPTQVLVLTVLATLVRNTTDENEARILYEYLAEASVVFPKVFPVIHSLLDAKINNVLSLCHDQAILNAVQSIIQNMIACEDPSQQQLSYLQSIGFGGLWRFAGTFKSAQSDTAELLVNCLEAMMVENCLPGDDLDILNPYPSSLGISSNLNLSSSMSSLSVSSMHSPTDKDTADKNGSIANSNRMRHGSANNLPGNKRPGSFKRKDSKKKVMETIEN; encoded by the exons ATGGCAACACAAAAGCCAGGAGAGTGGGTTCAGTCGTTGATTCAGAGATTCGATGCACAG TTGCCAATCAAGACTGGCCTACACACTACACAGTCCATTCAAAATGTGGAACAGAACAAGGAATGTTTAATTAGTGTATCCAAGCACAAGTTTTCCCTGGTCATCAATGGACTGACTAAAATCCTACAGAATGTGTCTAGCATG CGAATTCACCCTGGGGAGGCGGAGAGAAATTATTACGAGTCCCAGCTCATCATTCTGGACTCCCTAGAACAAGTGCTGAATTCT CAACCCAAAGACACATCAAGACTGGATGAagctatatatgttaaacttctaCTTCCAGAAATTTGTAAG TTCCTGAATCAACCCACAGATAATCCAAATCCCTTAGTTCTACAGCTGAAGAACTTGGCCTCCAAAGTTCTGTTTGCTCTTAGTCAAAACAACTTTACTGCTGTCTTCAACAGAATTTCAGCAAA aTTATCTAACCTGCCTCCTAGTGCAGATGTTGACCAATCAGATTTGTCGGATCTTGAGCTCATTCAGCATATCAATGTTGATATCCATAGACTTATCAAACTCCTTAATG AGGTTGTGTGTAAATTCAAGCCCATCAAGTCTAAGCAGGTGTTTCTGACCTTGGCCAACAACCTCGAAAAG GCAATATGGAACTGGATGGACAATTATCCAGAGGAGTTCACAGATCTCCAAAAAAGACCAAATGAAGAGCTTCAGG ACTGCTCTGACAAGTTGTTTGAGCACTTCAACTCCAGCTGTATGGAGTCCAGGAAGAGAGCTGCAGCGGTATGGCCACTCCAGATGATGCTCCTTGTCATGTGTCCA AAAATCCTAGAAGAAATCAGTAATGCAGATGCAGGTGCCCCTTGTTCTCCACATATTATGAAGAAG aaaatgttcaTTGATGAAGTAAAAAAAGCCATTGCATCCCACCATGGTGGATCTAAACAGATGATAGAGGGTGCTGCCATCACCTGTGTGAGACTATGTAAGGCCTCCACCTATATCAGCATCAATGACCGCCTCAATGTCCTCTTTGCATTTGTACAGTCCATCATCAATGATTTAAAg aatcTCTTGTTCACTCCTCCACCAAGCAAGACGTTTTCCCGAGGACAGGGAATTGTGGGACAGGACCTGGATCTATACATCGACTGTTTTGTATCGTGCTTCAGAATCACACCCCACAATAATGACGTCTTGAAGATCTGTCTGAATCCCCACTCCCCTCCAATCTATCACTTTGTGCTAGTCAATGCTCTACACAGGATAATCACACAG CACCCACTGGCTTGGTGGCCCCGTATAAATATCATCTATGGGAAGGCTGCAGAGCTTCGGAGCATGTTCACCGACACCCTCAATAAGGTGACCCAGGGGATGGCCACAAACCCCACCCCCAAAGTCATCGGAAGCAGTATTCCCTATGTCAGTATAGCA AACTTTACCAAGATGACCTTGTACAAACTGAGCAAGGCTACAGATGAGAACATGACCACATATCGCTACCTGCTTCTGTGGATCGTCAGACTTATCCATGCAGATCCATAccttatgttacat AATCATGGTAAACCAGGTCATGAAATCCAGAGCAGCACCCTTGAGTTGATGAATGGACTAGTCTCTCTTGTTCATCAGCAGTGCATGCCGGATGTGGCTCAGGAAGCAAtggag gcaTTACTTTGTTTACATCAACCTATAAACATTGAACTTTGGAATCCTGAATCTCCCATCAACACATTCTGGGATGTCAG TTCCCAAGTTTTATTCTCCATATCCCAAAAACTGATTCAGAGACAGTTGGTCAATTACACAGAGATCCTGAAGTGGTTGCGAGATATCCTGGTCTGTAGAAACACTTTCCTACAGAAACATAGTGCCAACGCCAACCTGGGCAACAACAAAACCATCTGTATTCACATAAAGTTGGAG gttgtattttttatgtaccTGTGGAGCATTGACATTGACGCGGTACTGACTGGCATGTCCTGCTTTCACCTGCTGTGTGAGGAGGCAGACATTAGGTGTGGGTCAGACGAGATGGCAGTGACCCAGATTCTGCCAAACTATAATGTTTATGCTGACATAGCACAAGCCAGTACAGTGCTAACTACAG GAAGAGCTGCTCTACAGAAGCGAATCATGGCACTGTTGAGGAAAATTGACCAGCACACATCAGGAAACTCTCag GCTTGGGATGATACATTCAGAAACTGGGAAGTAATCACCCAATATTTAGAAAATTACCCAAAGGATGCCAAAGTCAAAACTGACTCAGAAATTCCTACAGGATTAGGAGAAACCATTAAGAAGAGGAAACCCCCTCACCATGCCAATACAGAACATGAACTTGAG GATCAGCTCAATGAATGGGCCAATATGACAGGTTTCCTTTGTGCATTGGGAGGAGTGAGGTTACAGAACAGGCCACATAGACT CAGTGCAGGTCCTTCCATAGCCTCGGGACTAGACTCGCGTAAGAGCAGCCTGATGCAGAGCTACGACACCCAGTACTGCCCAGTCACTCA ATTCATCAGTAACATGCTGAAACTGCTGGTGTGTCAGAATGAGAAGTTTGGGGCCCAGATACAGAAGCACGTGAAGGAGCTGGTGGGACACGAACTTAACCCCGCCCTCTATCCCATTCTCTTTGACCAAATCAAAGTCTGTGTAGACAAGTTCTTTGATCCCTCTGGGCAG GTCATTGTAACAGAATTGAACACCCAGTTCATAGAGAATGTGATCTTCATCATGAAAAACATTCTTGAGATGAAGACAGACCAGCCCTGTGAACATCTAGGGGTCACCAGTATTGAGTCCTTAATGCTGGCAGTTGTCAG GTATGTCAGACATCTTGATTCTACCGTCCATGCCATTCAGATCAAGATCAAACTGTGTCAGCTGGTGGAAGCAATGATGCTTCGCCGAGACGACTTGACATTTAGACAAGAAATGAAGTTCCGCAACAAACTGGTGGAGTATCTGACAGACTGGATCATGGGAAACTCACATCAGGTCAACATTGGTGATATTTGTAGCATGTCCAG AGACTTGGACCAGGCCAGCATGCAGGGGGTGGCGGCCCTGTTAGCTGGTCTACCCCTGCAGCCAGAGGAGAGTGACAGAGGGGACCTAATGGAGGCCAAGTCACAACTCTTCCTCAA ATATTTGACACTGTTCATGAACCTGCTGAATGACTGCTCAGAAGAGGAACAGGACACAGCCATGGATCCCAACAGGAAGAGGAGCACCTCTAACCTGTCGGCCCTCCGTAACTGTACGGTCCAGGCCATGTCGAACCTCCTGAATGCCAACATTGACAGTGGGCTGATGCACTCCATAG CTTTGGGCTACCACAAAGACCCCCAGACCCGGGCAGCCTTCATGGAAGTCCTGACCAAGATTCTGCAGCAGGGGACAGAGTTCGAGACGCTGGCAGAAACAGCGCTAGCAGACAGGTTTGAGAGACTTGTGGAGCTGGTGACCATGATAGGAGACAAAGGGGAGCTGCCAATAGCCATGGCCCTGGCTACCGTAGTACCCACACAGCAGATG GATGAACTCGCAAGAGTGTTTGTCAATCTGTTTGATGCCAAACATCTTCTGTATCAGCTTCTGTGGAACATGTTCTCCAAGGAG GTGGAGATAGCTGACTGCATGCAGACCTTGTTCCGTGGCAACTCCCTGGCCAGCAAGATCATGGCCTACTGCTTCCGCTTTTATGGACAGAACTATCTACGGGAACTGCTCAACCCACACATCATGGAGATGACCCAGCAGAAGGTCTCGTTTGAAATCGATCCAGCCAG ATTGGACACTGGTGAAAGCATAGAGGAAAACAAGAAAAACCTTATGCTAATCACCCAAAAAGTGTTTGACTCAATTGTAGGATCAGCGCCACA GTTTCCGCCCAAACTGAGAGTCATGTGCCATTGCCTTTTTCAAGTGATTAGTCTGCGTTTTCCGCACGATAGTATTTTTGCTACAGGAACAGTAATTTTCCTACGATTTTTCAATCCCGTGTTag TGTCTCCCTTTGAGTCTGGAATCATTGATGAAGAGCCGACACAGAAGGTCAAACGAGGCCTAACCTTGATGTGCAAGATCATGCAGAATATTGCCAACCACCTCCAGTTCACCAAGGAGAACCACATGCGCACATTCAATGAGTTCCTCAAAACCAATTTTGAGGCTGGCAGGAG GTTTTTCACAGAGATTGCCTCTGATGGAGATATACCTGACACGGGGAATCACAGCCTCTCTTTCATCAATGATGCCAATGTCCTTGCCCTGCATCGACTGCTGTGGAACAACCAGGAGAAGATTGGGGACTACCTGTCTAGTAGCAG GGATCATAAAGCAGTTGGCAGAAGGCCATTTGACAAGATGGCAACATTGTTGGCCTACCTGGGACCACCTGAACACAGACCGTTAGATTCTCA ATGGTCCAGCATGGATATGACCAGCACCAAGTTCGAGGAGATCATGTCCAAGCACAACATGCATGAAAAAGACGAGTTCAAGTCACTAAAGAACCTGCTCATCTTCTACCAGGCCGGCACCAGCACCGCAGGGAACCCTGTGTTCTATTACATTGCTAGGCGATACAA GGTGGGAGAGATTAATGGGGATCTCTTGATCTACCATGTGCTGTTGACTCTGAAACCTTTCTACAACAAACCATTTGAGCTGGTGATAGACTTCACACACACATGTGCAGAAAACAGATTCAGG ACTGACTTCCTGTCCAAATGGTTTGTGGTGATGCCTGAGGTGGTGTACCAGAACATCACCGCCTCCTACATATACAACTGTAACTCCTGGATCAGGGAGTACACCAAGTACCACGACCGCATCCTCAACCCACTCAAG GGAAACAGGAAGTTGATATTCATTGACCACCCCGCCCGACTCAATGAGTACATCGACCCTGATCAGCAAAAGCTGCCAGGGTCAACGGTGGCTCTAGAGGAAGACCTGAAGATCTCAAACAATGCCCTGAAGCTGTCCCACAAAGACACCAAGGTCACAATCAAGGTCGGCCCCAATGCCATCCAGATCACGTCCGCAGAGAAGCTGAGGGTGCTGGGGCACCAGGTGCTCCTGAATGATATCTATTACGCCTCAGAGATTGAAGAG GTCTGTCTGGTTGATGACAATCAGTTCACGCTGACGATATCCAACGAGAGCGGACCCCTTTCCTTCATTCATAACGACTGTGATAACATTGTCCACGACATCATTCACATCCGGACCAGATGGGAGCTGTCGCAGCCCGAGTCTGTGACCGTCCACACCAAGATCCGACCAAAGGACGTCCCCGGCACACTGCTCAACGTGGCCCTGCTTAACCTGGGCAGCTCGGACCCGAGTCTACGGTCCGCCGCATACAACCTGCTGTGTGCACTCACTCAGACCTTTGACCTGAAGATCGAGGGCCAGCTGTTGGAGACCACTG GATTATGTATCCCTGCCAACAACACCATCTTCATCAAACTGATCAGTGAAACCCTGGCTGTCAATGAACCACATCTAACATTAGAGTTCCTAGAGGAGTGTATTCAGGGATTCGGAAACTCCAACATAGAGATGAAGCATTTATGTCTGGAGTACATTACGCCTTGGTTACCAAATCTTACCAG ATTTTGCAAGCATTCAGATGAAAACAAGAGACAAAAGGTGGCTCTGATTCTGGACAAACTGATCACCATGACAATAGAGGAAGTAGAG ATGTATCCTTCCATTCAAGCCAAGATCTGGGGTAATATAGGGAAAGTAGCAGATCTCCTAGACATGGTGCTAGACAGCTTCATCAAG agaagTGTAACTGGGGGCCTGGGCTCTATCCAGGCAGAAATCATGGCTGACACTGCTGTTGCACTGACATCTGCTAATGTACAGCTAGTATCCAGAAAAGTCATTGGACGATTATGTAGG TTGATAGACAAGACCTGCACATCACCTACCCCCACTCTGGAGCAGCACCTGATGTGGGATGACATCGCTATTTTGGCCAGATACCTCCTCATGTTGTCTTTCAATAACTCATTAGACG TTGCTAGTCATTTGCCGTTCCTGTTCCACATCGTGACCCTGTTGGTGTGTACTGGGCCGCTGTCTCTGAGGGCCTCCACCCACGGCCTGGTCATCAACATCATCCACTCTCTTTGTACCTGTGCACAGCTCAGCTCCATCAATG AGACCACCATGAAGGTTCTAAAGATGAGCTTGGCCGAGTTCTCCCTGCCCAAGTTTTACCAGTTGTTTGGGATCAGCAAGGTCAAGTCTGCAGCTGTGAGTGCATTCAGGACCAGCTACCGACCCGGGGACCGCTCCTTCACCATGTCACCTCCCGAACACGAGAAAATGTCACTCTCCTCTCTAGAGACCATTGTAGATGCTCTGCTGGAGATCATGGAG GCATCAATGAAAGACATTCCAAGCTGTGACTGGCTCCAGCAATGGACGGATTTAGCCAGAAG GTTTGCATTCCAGTATAACCCTGCCCTACAGCCGCGGGCCATCATTGTGTTTGGATGTATCAGCAAGACTGTGACCGACTCAGAAATCAAACAACTACTGAAAATCATGATGAAG GCACTGGAGTCTTTTAATGACCTGACCTTGATTGAAGCTATTGTCATGTGTCTAACCAGGTTACAGCCATTGCTGCGATCA GATTCCTCTATCCACCGTTTCCTGTTCTGGGTGGCTATATCCGTCCTACAGCTGGACGAGCAGTCTCTGTACACGGCCGGCCTAGCTCTGCTGGAACAGAACCTCCACACACTGGACAACATGGGCCTGTTTGATAGAGAG CCACTGGAGAAGATCATGATGGAGACCAGGGATCCATTGGAGTGGCACTTCAAACAGCTGGACCATGCCATGGGACTCAGCTTCAAGGCCAACTTCAACTTTGCTCTTGTTGGTCATCTGCTGAAAG GCTTTAGACACCCGGCACAGACAACCACATCTAGGACCATTCGTGTATTGAACCAGCTGTTATCCATTACTGTCAAACCCACCAacag GGACAAATTTGAAGTGACCCCACAAACAGTGCCGTATCTTGCAG ccTTAGTATCTGTGTCGGAGGAAGTCAGAAGCCGCTGTCACCTAAAACACCGAACATCTCAGTACATGATGAAGGAGTCGCCCTCTAGTGACAGCCTCAACACTGATATGGCAGCAG GTGCCTTCTCCTCCTCTTCTTCCTCTACCACTGGACCTATGATCCCAGTGCCCCCCTTACAGTCTCAGGTGATGGTCACACCGGACATCCAGACTCCCTCCTCCATGACCCCGCCCCCTGTGGCCACACCCATGACTCGGCGACAGAAGAGTTGGGAGGTTCTAGACCTAGGGCCAACCAATGCAGCACGACTCCAGAAAGGAGCACCGCACACAAATCAACCTCAG CAACCTGGAAACAGTTCCAAGGTATGGAAAAGTCTGGATGACCCCAATCCTCGCCCACCATTTCAGAACAGAAGTAACTCCATGCCTACCCCAGGCTCTAAGAAGGACGGGACAAAGCCTGTGATGTCACAGTCTCGCAGTGGGAGGGTGTCTGTctccaatgaaaacaatgtgTTGTTGGACCCAGAGGTGCTGACTGATTACCCAACTCAAGTGTTGGTCCTCACAGTGCTG GCTACTTTGGTCCGTAACACAACCGATGAGAATGAGGCCAGAATTTTGTACGAGTACTTGGCTGAAGCCTCTGTTGTTTTCCCTAAAGTGTTCCCAGTCAT ACACAGTCTCTTGGATGCCAAAATCAACAATGTGCTCTCCCTGTGCCATGACCAGGCCATTCTGAACGCTGTCCAGAGCATAATACAGAACATGATTGCCTGTGAAGACCCTTCTCAACAGCAACTGTCCTACCTACAGA GTATTGGGTTTGGAGGCCTTTGGAGGTTCGCAGGAACGTTTAAG TCTGCGCAGAGCGATACAGCAGAGCTGCTGGTGAACTGCCTGGAAGCCATGATGGTTGAGAACTGTCTCCCAGGAGACGACCTTGATATACTGAACCCCTATCCTAGTTCCCTAGGGATCTCCTCTAACCTGAATCTCTCCAGCTCCATGTCTAGCCTTAGTGTGAGCAGTATGCACTCCCCAACAGATAAGGACACTGCTGATAAAAATGGGAGCATCGCCAACAGCAACCGCATGCGACACGGCTCTGCCAATAACCTGCCGGGCAACAAACGCCCGGGGAGCTTCAAGCGAAAAGATAGCAAAAAGAAAGTGATGGAGACCATTGAGAACTGA